In Silene latifolia isolate original U9 population chromosome X, ASM4854445v1, whole genome shotgun sequence, the following proteins share a genomic window:
- the LOC141620875 gene encoding uncharacterized protein LOC141620875, translating into MFVLPLCLKSRMITVNWSQLHVDLLIRIVENHLLAVDDFIVFSSVCHTWNHAARACNKLHLRKNWLRQMPWLMLTDGNDDEVYSDTGSYGEHMHDYPSDDDSYYTSSGSDDDSYYTSSGEDEDQPDEYDLLVDDDYYWNVKDGKRMLLNLSHNRNKGYSMSLYETYGKACWGSRYGWIVILGLNRRMHLFNPLTKAQLPLPSQTTLRHHWDRARDKTIRKMFLFKVVVLQVPRDEQNDNVPWLVVAIQHSYLLVAMARHGDASWMQINCHDSLLRLWTLYLCNKMKSLVFLDACGELFTYDIHNSKQPQEFKEYLHGHYIDDYYDLPNPEGIIAHAYLAQSANDMFIIVRYKRKLFGNNYLDSNHNYKTEIFKVYRCSSLATNGEEVSEIGNVALFVGGNETMCILCLGRRSE; encoded by the coding sequence ATGTTTGTTCTTCCTTTATGTTTGAAGAGCAGGATGATTACTGTTAATTGGTCTCAGCTCCATGTCGATCTACTAATACGAATTGTCGAAAACCATTTACTAGCAGTGGATGATTTTATTGTTTTCTCTAGCGTTTGTCATACATGGAATCATGCTGCTCGTGCTTGTAATAAGTTGCACCTTCGAAAAAATTGGCTTCGTCAAATGCCATGGCTAATGTTAACTGACGGCAATGATGATGAAGTCTACTCTGATACCGGAAGCTATGGAGAACACATGCATGATTATCCTAGCGATGATGATTCTTACTATACTAGTAGCGGTAGCGATGATGATTCTTACTATACTAGTAGCGGTGAGGATGAAGATCAACCCGATGAGTACGATCTCCTGGTAGACGATGATTATTATTGGAATGTCAAAGATGGTAAAAGGATGTTGTTAAACTTGAGCCATAACCGGAACAAGGGCTATAGCATGAGCCTCTACGAAACTTATGGGAAAGCTTGTTGGGGTTCGCGTTATGGTTGGATTGTGATCTTGGGCCTTAACCGCCGGATGCACTTGTTTAACCCACTTACAAAAGCCCAATTACCTCTTCCTTCTCAAACCACATTACGGCACCATTGGGACCGTGCTAGAGATAAAACCATTCGCAAGATGTTTTTATTTAAAGTTGTCGTGCTCCAAGTGCCACGAGATGAGCAGAACGACAATGTGCCATGGCTAGTGGTGGCAATACAACATAGCTATCTTCTTGTAGCGATGGCGAGACACGGAGACGCTTCATGGATGCAAATCAATTGCCACGATAGCCTTCTGCGTTTATGGACGTTATATCTTTGTAACAAAATGAAATCCCTGGTCTTTTTGGACGCGTGCGGAGAGTTGTTCACCTACGATATTCACAATTCTAAGCAGCCTCAAGAATTCAAGGAATACTTGCATGGACATTATATAGATGATTATTACGATTTACCAAATCCGGAAGGCATAATAGCTCACGCTTATCTTGCTCAATCAGCCAATGATATGTTTATTATTGTGAGGTATAAACGAAAGTTGTTTGGAAATAATTATTTAGACAGTAATCATAATTACAAGACCGAGATTTTCAAGGTGTATCGGTGTAGTTCTCTTGCAACAAATGGGGAGGAGGTGAGCGAGATAGGAAATGTTGCGTTGTTTGTGGGCGGAAATGAGACAATGTGCATTCTTTGCCTCGGACGGAGGTCAGAGTAG